In one Staphylococcus lutrae genomic region, the following are encoded:
- a CDS encoding IS256 family transposase, with the protein MARKKRNPKSVELANRIISEYAPETVEDMEEALKDIFGPMFEAMLQGEMNNHLGYSSNDKSDKFTENRRNGYGNKTLKTSKGEVEINVPRDRDASFDPKLIKKRQRDVSEIEDKVISMYAKGMSQRDISSTIEDIYGFSVSHEMISDITDAVIPEMEEWQSRPLEKCYTFVFVDCLYTKIRNDYEIKEYAVYTILGYTIDGRKQILGLWLNETESKHKWMQIFDEIKARGVEDIFFLSMDGVSGLEAGVKAIFPQTIVQRCIVHLVRNSIKYVPSKDYKAFTASLKKVYGATSLKACHTAFEAFKQQWSQYPGAVDVWIRNFAHVEQLFDYGSNIRKIMYTTNAVESIHSSYRKVTKKGAFPNEHALLKLLFIRTKELEKKWSTGFIPNWSMVMNQLLLHDQIKNRVIKYLE; encoded by the coding sequence ATGGCTCGTAAAAAACGTAATCCTAAATCTGTTGAATTAGCTAATAGAATTATTTCTGAGTATGCTCCCGAAACTGTTGAAGATATGGAAGAGGCGTTAAAGGATATTTTCGGACCCATGTTTGAAGCTATGTTACAAGGTGAAATGAATAATCATCTAGGTTATTCTTCGAATGATAAATCTGACAAATTTACAGAAAATAGACGTAATGGCTATGGAAATAAGACATTAAAAACTTCTAAAGGAGAAGTTGAAATTAATGTACCCAGAGATAGAGATGCTTCATTTGATCCAAAATTAATCAAGAAGCGCCAACGAGATGTTTCGGAAATTGAAGATAAAGTAATTTCTATGTATGCCAAAGGCATGTCTCAACGTGATATTTCATCAACTATAGAAGACATTTATGGATTTTCCGTATCACATGAAATGATTTCTGATATTACAGATGCCGTTATACCTGAGATGGAAGAATGGCAAAGTAGACCTTTAGAAAAGTGTTATACTTTCGTTTTTGTAGACTGTCTGTACACAAAGATTAGAAATGATTATGAAATAAAGGAATACGCAGTTTACACAATACTAGGTTATACAATTGATGGCCGAAAACAAATTCTAGGTTTATGGTTAAATGAAACTGAAAGTAAGCATAAATGGATGCAAATCTTTGATGAAATCAAAGCTAGAGGTGTAGAAGATATTTTCTTTTTATCAATGGATGGTGTATCAGGTTTAGAAGCTGGTGTTAAAGCTATCTTCCCACAAACTATCGTTCAAAGATGTATCGTACACCTAGTCAGAAATTCAATTAAATATGTACCTAGTAAAGATTATAAAGCTTTTACTGCTTCCCTTAAAAAAGTTTATGGAGCAACTTCCTTAAAAGCATGTCATACCGCCTTTGAAGCATTTAAACAACAATGGTCTCAATACCCTGGAGCCGTTGATGTGTGGATCCGAAATTTCGCACATGTAGAACAATTATTCGATTACGGAAGTAATATTAGAAAAATTATGTACACTACAAACGCTGTAGAAAGTATTCATTCTAGTTACCGCAAGGTAACAAAAAAAGGCGCATTCCCTAATGAGCATGCACTCCTAAAACTTCTGTTTATTCGAACTAAAGAACTTGAAAAGAAATGGTCAACTGGCTTCATTCCAAACTGGTCTATGGTTATGAATCAGCTCCTTTTACATGATCAAATTAAGAATAGAGTTATAAAGTATCTTGAATAA